In Syngnathus scovelli strain Florida chromosome 10, RoL_Ssco_1.2, whole genome shotgun sequence, the following are encoded in one genomic region:
- the LOC125975945 gene encoding cystathionine gamma-lyase isoform X1, protein MENRIEDDRGDLFARFNKPFKSFATDAIHVGQEPEQWNSRAVVPPISLSTTFKQSEPGKHFGYEYSRSGNPTRDCLEKAVAALDGAKHCLAVASGLAATVTITHMLKAGDGIICMDDVYGGTNRYFQRVAAEFGLQITLVDCTKPELLEAALKPNTKMVWIETPTNPTMKVVDIRVCSELVHSHNKDIVVVVDNTFMSAYFQRPLALGADICMYSATKYMNGHSDVVMGLVSVTREDLYERLKFLQNALGGVPSPFDCYLVNRGLKTLHLRMECHFKNAMAAAKFLECDSRVERVIYPGLPSHPQYDVVKKQCTGCPGMISFYIKGKLQNANAFLKSLKVFAVAESLGGYESLAEHPAIMTHASVPEKERIILGISDTLIRLSVGLEDKADIIEDLNQALAAAFPNKGGKAVAKPADGPSTSVFPESSSQKGGKAVAKPGDGPSTSVFPESSSQNPLKN, encoded by the exons ATGGAGAACCGCATTGAGGACGATCGGGGCGACTTGTTTGCTAGGTTCAACAAGCCCTTCAAGTCGTTCGCCACCGATGCCATCCACGTGGGTCAGGAGCCGGAGCAATGGAACTCCAGGGCCGTGGTGCCGCCGATATCGCTCTCAACGACGTTTAAACAGAGCGAACCAGGAAAGCATTTT GGCTACGAATACAGCCGCAGTGGAAATCCTACAAGAGATTGTCTGGAGAAAGCCGTGGCAGCACTGGATGGGGCAAAGCACT gcctTGCCGTGGCTTCAGGACTTGCTGCCACAGTGACCATCACTCACATGCTGAAGGCGGGAGATGGAATCATCTGCATGGATGATGTTTATGGAG GTACCAACCGCTACTTCCAAAGAGTGGCTGCTGAATTTGGGCTGCAGATCACCTTAGTGGATTGTACCAAACCAGAACTACTCGAAGCAGCTCTGAAGCCCAACACAAAA ATGGTGTGGATTGAGACGCCAACCAACCCCACCATGAAAGTTGTTGACATCAGGGTTTGTTCCGAGTTGGTCCACAGTCACAACAAAGACATTGTGGTTGTGGTAGACAACACCTTCATGTCTGCCTACTTCCAG CGCCCTTTGGCTTTAGGGGCGGATATTTGCATGTACTCAGCCACCAAATATATGAATG GTCACAGTGACGTGGTTATGGGCCTGGTGTCAGTCACACGAGAGGATCTGTATGAGCGATTGAAGTTTCTTCAGAATG CTCTAGGGGGCGTGCCATCCCCTTTTGACTGCTACCTGGTCAACCGCGGGCTGAAGACATTGCATCTGCGCATGGAATGCCACTTCAAGAACGCCATGGCCGCAGCCAAGTTTCTCGAGTGTGATTCAAGAGTGGAGCGTGTCATCTATCCAG GTCTGCCTTCTCACCCACAGTATGATGTGGTGAAAAAACAATGCACGGGATGTCCGGGGATGATCTCCTTCTACATTAAAGGAAAACTCCAAAATGCCAACGCCTTCCTCAAGAGTCTTAAG GTCTTTGCCGTGGCCGAGAGTCTTGGTGGTTATGAAAGTTTAGCAGAGCATCC GGCAATTATGACTCATGCTTCAGTGCCCGAGAAAGAAAGGATCATCTTGGGCATTAGTGATACTTTGATCCGGCTCTCTGTGGGACTGGAGGACAAGGCGGACATCATTGAAGATCTGAATCAGGCACTCGCCGCTGCTTTTCCTAAT AAAGGCGGCAAAGCCGTTGCAAAGCCAGCAGATGGCCCCTCTACAAGCGTCTTCCCAGAATCCTCCTCTCAG AAAGGCGGCAAAGCCGTTGCAAAGCCAGGGGATGGCCCCTCTACAAGCGTCTTCCCAGAATCCTCCTCTCAG
- the LOC125975945 gene encoding cystathionine gamma-lyase isoform X3 has product MENRIEDDRGDLFARFNKPFKSFATDAIHVGQEPEQWNSRAVVPPISLSTTFKQSEPGKHFGYEYSRSGNPTRDCLEKAVAALDGAKHCLAVASGLAATVTITHMLKAGDGIICMDDVYGGTNRYFQRVAAEFGLQITLVDCTKPELLEAALKPNTKMVWIETPTNPTMKVVDIRVCSELVHSHNKDIVVVVDNTFMSAYFQRPLALGADICMYSATKYMNGHSDVVMGLVSVTREDLYERLKFLQNALGGVPSPFDCYLVNRGLKTLHLRMECHFKNAMAAAKFLECDSRVERVIYPGLPSHPQYDVVKKQCTGCPGMISFYIKGKLQNANAFLKSLKVFAVAESLGGYESLAEHPAIMTHASVPEKERIILGISDTLIRLSVGLEDKADIIEDLNQALAAAFPNKGGKAVAKPGDGPSTSVFPESSSQNPLKN; this is encoded by the exons ATGGAGAACCGCATTGAGGACGATCGGGGCGACTTGTTTGCTAGGTTCAACAAGCCCTTCAAGTCGTTCGCCACCGATGCCATCCACGTGGGTCAGGAGCCGGAGCAATGGAACTCCAGGGCCGTGGTGCCGCCGATATCGCTCTCAACGACGTTTAAACAGAGCGAACCAGGAAAGCATTTT GGCTACGAATACAGCCGCAGTGGAAATCCTACAAGAGATTGTCTGGAGAAAGCCGTGGCAGCACTGGATGGGGCAAAGCACT gcctTGCCGTGGCTTCAGGACTTGCTGCCACAGTGACCATCACTCACATGCTGAAGGCGGGAGATGGAATCATCTGCATGGATGATGTTTATGGAG GTACCAACCGCTACTTCCAAAGAGTGGCTGCTGAATTTGGGCTGCAGATCACCTTAGTGGATTGTACCAAACCAGAACTACTCGAAGCAGCTCTGAAGCCCAACACAAAA ATGGTGTGGATTGAGACGCCAACCAACCCCACCATGAAAGTTGTTGACATCAGGGTTTGTTCCGAGTTGGTCCACAGTCACAACAAAGACATTGTGGTTGTGGTAGACAACACCTTCATGTCTGCCTACTTCCAG CGCCCTTTGGCTTTAGGGGCGGATATTTGCATGTACTCAGCCACCAAATATATGAATG GTCACAGTGACGTGGTTATGGGCCTGGTGTCAGTCACACGAGAGGATCTGTATGAGCGATTGAAGTTTCTTCAGAATG CTCTAGGGGGCGTGCCATCCCCTTTTGACTGCTACCTGGTCAACCGCGGGCTGAAGACATTGCATCTGCGCATGGAATGCCACTTCAAGAACGCCATGGCCGCAGCCAAGTTTCTCGAGTGTGATTCAAGAGTGGAGCGTGTCATCTATCCAG GTCTGCCTTCTCACCCACAGTATGATGTGGTGAAAAAACAATGCACGGGATGTCCGGGGATGATCTCCTTCTACATTAAAGGAAAACTCCAAAATGCCAACGCCTTCCTCAAGAGTCTTAAG GTCTTTGCCGTGGCCGAGAGTCTTGGTGGTTATGAAAGTTTAGCAGAGCATCC GGCAATTATGACTCATGCTTCAGTGCCCGAGAAAGAAAGGATCATCTTGGGCATTAGTGATACTTTGATCCGGCTCTCTGTGGGACTGGAGGACAAGGCGGACATCATTGAAGATCTGAATCAGGCACTCGCCGCTGCTTTTCCTAAT AAAGGCGGCAAAGCCGTTGCAAAGCCAGGGGATGGCCCCTCTACAAGCGTCTTCCCAGAATCCTCCTCTCAG
- the LOC125975945 gene encoding cystathionine gamma-lyase isoform X2 has protein sequence MENRIEDDRGDLFARFNKPFKSFATDAIHVGQEPEQWNSRAVVPPISLSTTFKQSEPGKHFGYEYSRSGNPTRDCLEKAVAALDGAKHCLAVASGLAATVTITHMLKAGDGIICMDDVYGGTNRYFQRVAAEFGLQITLVDCTKPELLEAALKPNTKMVWIETPTNPTMKVVDIRVCSELVHSHNKDIVVVVDNTFMSAYFQRPLALGADICMYSATKYMNGHSDVVMGLVSVTREDLYERLKFLQNALGGVPSPFDCYLVNRGLKTLHLRMECHFKNAMAAAKFLECDSRVERVIYPGLPSHPQYDVVKKQCTGCPGMISFYIKGKLQNANAFLKSLKVFAVAESLGGYESLAEHPAIMTHASVPEKERIILGISDTLIRLSVGLEDKADIIEDLNQALAAAFPNKGGKAVAKPADGPSTSVFPESSSQNPLKN, from the exons ATGGAGAACCGCATTGAGGACGATCGGGGCGACTTGTTTGCTAGGTTCAACAAGCCCTTCAAGTCGTTCGCCACCGATGCCATCCACGTGGGTCAGGAGCCGGAGCAATGGAACTCCAGGGCCGTGGTGCCGCCGATATCGCTCTCAACGACGTTTAAACAGAGCGAACCAGGAAAGCATTTT GGCTACGAATACAGCCGCAGTGGAAATCCTACAAGAGATTGTCTGGAGAAAGCCGTGGCAGCACTGGATGGGGCAAAGCACT gcctTGCCGTGGCTTCAGGACTTGCTGCCACAGTGACCATCACTCACATGCTGAAGGCGGGAGATGGAATCATCTGCATGGATGATGTTTATGGAG GTACCAACCGCTACTTCCAAAGAGTGGCTGCTGAATTTGGGCTGCAGATCACCTTAGTGGATTGTACCAAACCAGAACTACTCGAAGCAGCTCTGAAGCCCAACACAAAA ATGGTGTGGATTGAGACGCCAACCAACCCCACCATGAAAGTTGTTGACATCAGGGTTTGTTCCGAGTTGGTCCACAGTCACAACAAAGACATTGTGGTTGTGGTAGACAACACCTTCATGTCTGCCTACTTCCAG CGCCCTTTGGCTTTAGGGGCGGATATTTGCATGTACTCAGCCACCAAATATATGAATG GTCACAGTGACGTGGTTATGGGCCTGGTGTCAGTCACACGAGAGGATCTGTATGAGCGATTGAAGTTTCTTCAGAATG CTCTAGGGGGCGTGCCATCCCCTTTTGACTGCTACCTGGTCAACCGCGGGCTGAAGACATTGCATCTGCGCATGGAATGCCACTTCAAGAACGCCATGGCCGCAGCCAAGTTTCTCGAGTGTGATTCAAGAGTGGAGCGTGTCATCTATCCAG GTCTGCCTTCTCACCCACAGTATGATGTGGTGAAAAAACAATGCACGGGATGTCCGGGGATGATCTCCTTCTACATTAAAGGAAAACTCCAAAATGCCAACGCCTTCCTCAAGAGTCTTAAG GTCTTTGCCGTGGCCGAGAGTCTTGGTGGTTATGAAAGTTTAGCAGAGCATCC GGCAATTATGACTCATGCTTCAGTGCCCGAGAAAGAAAGGATCATCTTGGGCATTAGTGATACTTTGATCCGGCTCTCTGTGGGACTGGAGGACAAGGCGGACATCATTGAAGATCTGAATCAGGCACTCGCCGCTGCTTTTCCTAAT AAAGGCGGCAAAGCCGTTGCAAAGCCAGCAGATGGCCCCTCTACAAGCGTCTTCCCAGAATCCTCCTCTCAG
- the LOC125975945 gene encoding cystathionine gamma-lyase isoform X4 has protein sequence MENRIEDDRGDLFARFNKPFKSFATDAIHVGQEPEQWNSRAVVPPISLSTTFKQSEPGKHFGYEYSRSGNPTRDCLEKAVAALDGAKHCLAVASGLAATVTITHMLKAGDGIICMDDVYGGTNRYFQRVAAEFGLQITLVDCTKPELLEAALKPNTKMVWIETPTNPTMKVVDIRVCSELVHSHNKDIVVVVDNTFMSAYFQRPLALGADICMYSATKYMNGHSDVVMGLVSVTREDLYERLKFLQNALGGVPSPFDCYLVNRGLKTLHLRMECHFKNAMAAAKFLECDSRVERVIYPGLPSHPQYDVVKKQCTGCPGMISFYIKGKLQNANAFLKSLKVFAVAESLGGYESLAEHPAIMTHASVPEKERIILGISDTLIRLSVGLEDKADIIEDLNQALAAAFPNNPLKN, from the exons ATGGAGAACCGCATTGAGGACGATCGGGGCGACTTGTTTGCTAGGTTCAACAAGCCCTTCAAGTCGTTCGCCACCGATGCCATCCACGTGGGTCAGGAGCCGGAGCAATGGAACTCCAGGGCCGTGGTGCCGCCGATATCGCTCTCAACGACGTTTAAACAGAGCGAACCAGGAAAGCATTTT GGCTACGAATACAGCCGCAGTGGAAATCCTACAAGAGATTGTCTGGAGAAAGCCGTGGCAGCACTGGATGGGGCAAAGCACT gcctTGCCGTGGCTTCAGGACTTGCTGCCACAGTGACCATCACTCACATGCTGAAGGCGGGAGATGGAATCATCTGCATGGATGATGTTTATGGAG GTACCAACCGCTACTTCCAAAGAGTGGCTGCTGAATTTGGGCTGCAGATCACCTTAGTGGATTGTACCAAACCAGAACTACTCGAAGCAGCTCTGAAGCCCAACACAAAA ATGGTGTGGATTGAGACGCCAACCAACCCCACCATGAAAGTTGTTGACATCAGGGTTTGTTCCGAGTTGGTCCACAGTCACAACAAAGACATTGTGGTTGTGGTAGACAACACCTTCATGTCTGCCTACTTCCAG CGCCCTTTGGCTTTAGGGGCGGATATTTGCATGTACTCAGCCACCAAATATATGAATG GTCACAGTGACGTGGTTATGGGCCTGGTGTCAGTCACACGAGAGGATCTGTATGAGCGATTGAAGTTTCTTCAGAATG CTCTAGGGGGCGTGCCATCCCCTTTTGACTGCTACCTGGTCAACCGCGGGCTGAAGACATTGCATCTGCGCATGGAATGCCACTTCAAGAACGCCATGGCCGCAGCCAAGTTTCTCGAGTGTGATTCAAGAGTGGAGCGTGTCATCTATCCAG GTCTGCCTTCTCACCCACAGTATGATGTGGTGAAAAAACAATGCACGGGATGTCCGGGGATGATCTCCTTCTACATTAAAGGAAAACTCCAAAATGCCAACGCCTTCCTCAAGAGTCTTAAG GTCTTTGCCGTGGCCGAGAGTCTTGGTGGTTATGAAAGTTTAGCAGAGCATCC GGCAATTATGACTCATGCTTCAGTGCCCGAGAAAGAAAGGATCATCTTGGGCATTAGTGATACTTTGATCCGGCTCTCTGTGGGACTGGAGGACAAGGCGGACATCATTGAAGATCTGAATCAGGCACTCGCCGCTGCTTTTCCTAAT
- the LOC125975929 gene encoding ankyrin repeat domain-containing protein 13C, giving the protein MTGEKIRSLRKDHRPSQDDDLLEPDEEAATGTFTACKTNSQSRASRIFSNHKLVKSASTQQQQQKRNQHLNANSTLSSADVVDDNNKNPIIRSGQDFPVHECVFKGDVRRLSSLIRTQNISQKDIHGNTPLHLAVMLGHKECAHLLLAHNAPVKVKNAQGWSPLAEAISYGDRQMITALLRKLKQQSRESVEEKRPKLLNALKELGDFYLELHWDFQSWVPLLSRILPSDACKIYKQGLNIRLDTTLIDFTDMKCQRGDLSFIFNGNAIPSESFVVLDNEQKVYQRIHHEESETETEEEVDILMSSDVYSATLSTKSITFSRSQTGWLFREDKTERVGNFLADFYSVNGLVLESRKRREHLSEEDILRNKAIMESLSKGGNLIDQNFEPARRQSLTPPSPCTISWEEYITADNGKAPHLGRELLCKESKKNFKATIAMSQDFPLSIDSLLNVLEVIAPFKHFNKLREFVQMKLPPGFPVKLDIPVFPTITATVTFQEFRYDSFDESIFTIPGEYKEDPSRFPDL; this is encoded by the exons ATGACCGGAGAGAAGATCCGATCGCTGCGAAAGGATCACAGACCCAGTCAGGACGATGACTTGTTGGAACCTGACGAAGAGGCAGCCACCGGAACGTTTACCGCCTGCAAGACAAACAGCCAAAGCAGGGCGAGTCGAATCTTCAGTAACCACAAGTTGGTCAAGTCAGCGTCcacgcagcagcaacagcaaaaaAGGAACCAGCACCTCAACGCCAACAGCACGCTGTCTTCAGCCGATGTTGTtgacgacaacaacaaaaatcccaTCATCCGAAGTGGGCAAGACTTTCCGGTCCACGAATGTGTGTTCAAAGGCGACGTGCGACGCCTTTCGTCGCTTATACGGACTCAAAACATATCCCAGAAGGACATCCATG GAAACACACCTTTGCATCTGGCTGTCATGTTGGGGCACAAAG AATGCGCCCATTTGTTGCTGGCCCACAATGCACCAGTGAAGGTGAAGAATGCTCAAGGATGGAGCCCACTTGCAGAGGCTATTAGTTACGGAGACAGACAGATGA TAACGGCGCTGCTGAGGAAGTTGAAGCAACAATCCAGGGAGAGTGTCGAGGAAAAGAGGCCAAAGTTGTTGAATGCACTGAAAGAG cttgGAGACTTTTACCTGGAGCTTCATTGGGACTTCCAAAGTTGGG TGCCTCTGCTCTCCAGAATTCTTCCTTCGGATGCATGTAAGATCTACAAACAGGGACTCAATATCAG ACTGGACACAACCTTGATCGACTTTACCGATATGAAGTGTCAACGCGGTGACCTGAGTTTCATCTTCAACGGCAACGCCATTCCTTCGGAGTCCTTTGTGGTGCTGGACAACGAGCAGAAAGTCTACCAGCGGATACACCATGAG GAGTCTGAGACAGAGACGGAGGAGGAAGTGGACATTCTGATGAGCAGCGACGTGTACTCGGCCACGCTCTCCACCAAGTCCATCACCTTCTCTAGATCACAAACCGGATGGCTCTTCAGAGAAGACAAGACG GAACGTGTTGGAAACTTTCTGGCCGACTTCTACTCTGTGAACGGCCTGGTGCTTGAGTCCAGGAAGAGGCGGGAGCATCTGAGCGAGGAGGACATCTTGAGGAACAAAGCCATCATGGAGAGTCTGAGCAAAGGAGGGAACCTCATTGATCAAAACTTTGAG CCTGCGAGGAGGCAATCTCTAACCCCACCTTCACCCTGCACCATATCCTGGGAAGAATACATCACTGCTGACAATGGAAA AGCTCCTCATCTGGGCAGAGAGCTGCTGTGCAAAGAGAGCAAGAAAAACTTCAAGGCCACCATTGCCATGAGTCAAGACTTCCCCCTGAGCATCGACTC GTTATTGAATGTTCTAGAGGTGATTGCACCCTTTAAGCACTTTAATAAACTCAGGGAGTTTGTTCAAATGAAGCTCCCTCCAGGTTTTCCTGTCAAGCTCG acatcccaGTCTTTCCTACCATCACAGCCACCGTGACTTTTCAGGAGTTTCGCTATGACAGCTTTGATGAAAGCATTTTTACCATCCCCGGCGAGTACAAAGAAGACCCCAGCCGCTTCCCTGACCTTTAA
- the LOC125975992 gene encoding serine/arginine-rich splicing factor 11 isoform X3, protein MSLLAPANAVAGMMPGAGLLPTPNPLASMGGTPFGAPNLEQIAAMGIAGPNMNPQALSADFLKLMQSMDPKLSPLAAGLNINPGLKNDGSNKEIEEAMKRVREAQSLISAAIEPGSKKDNKRKHSRSRSRSRRRRSRSRSRHRRSHSRSRRRSHSRTRRKSKSPRRRKSHSRDRGRRSRSRLALRDRKEEKSKKRSKTPPKSYSSARRSRSVNRRHRRSRSGSRSSKKRLTRSPSPRRHKKEKKKDKDREKERERERREHRDQGREQRERSSSKKKSKDKERDHDRKSDSDKGDVKVTRDYDEEEQGYSSEKDMEEDEERKSDSDSASSPKGLNIMERSQCHAPKKSKLNGDDHHQEDMEMSD, encoded by the exons ATGTCGCTGCTGGCTCCGGCCAACGCCGTGGCGGGAATGATGCCTGGGGCGGGCCTTCTTCCAACACCCAATCCTCTGGCTTCT ATGGGAGGAACCCCATTTGGAGCGCCCAATTTGGAGCAGATTGCTGCAATGGGAATAGCGGGACCTAACATGAACCCCCAG GCCCTTTCTGCAGACTTCCTGAAGCTCATGCAGTCTATGGATCCAAA GTTGAGTCCACTTGCAGCTGGACTGAACATAAATCCTGGCTTGAAGAATGACGGCTCAAACAAGGAAATCGAGGAGGCCATGAAACGAGTTCGAGAGGCTCAATCCCTCATTTCTGCCGCCATCGAACCAGGAA GTAAGAAAGATAACAAACGCAAACACTCTCGGTCCCGGTCCCGGTCACGACGGAGACGCTCCAGATCTCGCTCAAGACACCg ACGCTCCCACAGCAGGTCTCGGAGGAGATCCCATTCAAGGACCAGAAGGAAGTCTAAAAGCCCACGGAGGAGGAAGTCTCACTCCCGAGACAGAGGCCGTCGCAGCAGATCCAGGTTGGCCTTGCG GGACAGGAAGGAGGAAAAGTCCAAGAAGAGGTCAAAGACGCCACCCAAGAGTTACAGCAGTGCGAGGAGGTCTCGCAGTGTCAACCG GAGGCACAGGCGAAGTCGCAGTGGATCCAGGTCCTCTAAAAAACGCTTAACTAGGTCTCCATCACCCAGACG GcacaagaaggagaagaagaaggacaaGGATCGTGAGAAggaacgagagagagagcggagAGAACACAGGGACCAAGGTAGAGAGCAGAGGGAACGTTCATCCAGTAAAAAGAAGAGCAAAGACAAAGAGCGAGACCACGACCGCAAGTCAGATAGCGACAAAGGCGATGTGAAG GTAACGCGGGATTACGACGAAGAGGAGCAGGGCTACAGCAGTGAAAAGGAcatggaggaggatgaggagaggaaGAGTGACTCGGACTCCGCCTCATCACCCAAAGGGCTCAACATAATGGAGAGAAGCCAGTGCCATGCTCCCAAAAAGTCCAAACTCAATGGAGATGATCACCATCAGGAAGACATGGAAATGAGTGACTAA